One Malania oleifera isolate guangnan ecotype guangnan chromosome 10, ASM2987363v1, whole genome shotgun sequence genomic region harbors:
- the LOC131165325 gene encoding receptor-like cytoplasmic kinase 176 isoform X1 translates to MGACWSFRNKAERHFNLGVKSKYGSKNRKESSVSSSKVSSASVPPIPRTEGEILQSSNLKSFSFNELKTATRNFRPDSVLGTGGFGCVFKGWIDEHSFMAAKPGTGMVIAVKRLNQEGLQGHKEWLAEINYLGQLHHPNLVKLVGYCLEDDHRLLVYLFMPRGSLENHLFRRNSYFQPLSWNLRMKVALGAAKGLAFLHSDKAKVIYRDFKTSNVLLDSNYDAKLSDFGLAKDGPTGDKSHVSTRVMGTFGYAAPEYMATGHLTAKSDVYSFGVVLLEMLTGRRAVDKNRPAGEQNLVEWAKPLLTSKRKILTVIDSRIEGQYSLSGALRTAALAIQCLSKEPKFRPNMDEVVTALEKLQDTGNLKNEEVQSYPSNSSHSPKYPKRSADAGYIGGPVSSDPTPSASPLHM, encoded by the exons CAGAAAGGAATCGAGTGTCTCAAGTAGCAAGGTCTCATCTGCCTCAGTGCCTCCAATTCCTCGGACCGAGGGTGAGATCTTGCAGTCATCAAATTTGAAGAGCTTTTCCTTTAATGAACTTAAAACAGCCACTAGGAACTTCCGTCCAGATAGTGTTCTCGGGACCGGTGGTTTCGGTTGTGTCTTTAAGGGGTGGATTGATGAGCATTCATTTATGGCTGCCAAACCCGGAACTGGCATGGTTATTGCTGTGAAGAGACTTAATCAAGAAGGCCTTCAGGGTCACAAGGAATGGTTG GCAGAAATTAATTATCTGGGGCAGCTGCATCATCCTAATCTTGTGAAGCTGGTTGGTTACTGCTTAGAGGATGATCACCGGCTTTTGGTATACCTGTTCATGCCGCGGGGTAGCTTGGAGAATCATCTGTTTAGGA GGAATTCTTACTTTCAACCACTGTCTTGGAACCTCCGTATGAAGGTTGCCCTTGGTGCTGCAAAGGGTCTTGCATTTCTCCATAGTGACAAAGCAAAAGTGATATATCGAGACTTCAAAACTTCTAATGTTTTGCTAGATTCG AACTATGATGCAAAGCTCTCTGATTTTGGGTTGGCTAAGGATGGTCCAACGGGCGATAAAAGCCATGTCTCCACAAGGGTCATGGGCACCTTTGGATATGCAGCTCCTGAGTATATGGCCACAG GTCATTTAACTGCCAAAAGCGACGTATACAGCTTCGGGGTTGTTCTCCTTGAAATGTTGACTGGTCGAAGAGCAGTGGACAAGAACCGCCCAGCTGGTGAGCAGAACCTAGTTGAATGGGCTAAGCCTCTCCTCACCAGCAAACGCAAAATTCTCACTGTTATCGACAGCCGTATTGAGGGCCAATACTCATTGAGTGGAGCTCTCAGGACAGCTGCCCTTGCAATACAATGCCTATCTAAAGAACCCAAATTCCGGCCAAACATGGATGAGGTTGTCACAGCATTGGAGAAGCTTCAGGACACGGGCAACCTTAAAAATGAAGAGGTCCAAAGTTATCCCAGCAATTCGAGCCATAGCCCCAAATATCCCAAGAGATCTGCTGATGCAGGCTACATTGGAGGGCCTGTCTCTTCTGATCCAACACCGTCTGCTTCCCCTCTTCATATGTGA